A DNA window from Trypanosoma brucei brucei TREU927 chromosome 11 chr11_scaffold01 genomic scaffold, whole genome shotgun sequence contains the following coding sequences:
- a CDS encoding proteasome regulatory non-ATPase subunit 7, with the protein MPPQQPVGIMDNEEEFPVEEPPPMDPLIKLLHLRHTYTSQYVDEAVREEVKAAMLKIAHEHNMAPYLRFASEMFCWTVDEEQLRAMDAINATKLEELDARIKDAQENLGDVEVRDGLLARCHHFARIGDMEECLKFNNECSGKTLAAGSKLDLCFQRILLGLAFSDNEVAANGICSAHRLMKEGDWERRNRLKVYEGLFYVYIRDFKKGSELLLDSISTFAASELMDFNEFILVTVVASLPVLSRSQLKKCILDSPEVHSANIKNVFHLVTAIYECRYKEVFPTLDAVCQQLRGIVYLSQHVNYFFREVRVLVFKQFLDSYSSVTLKSMSNAFGIPSPVLDSMLGTLISNERIACKMDRVSDSITTYRGDTTNLDYHRIVKNGDLLLNRIQKLSRLAEV; encoded by the coding sequence ATGCCGCCTCAGCAACCGGTTGGTATTATGGACAATGAGGAGGAGTTTCCAGTTGAAGAACCCCCTCCAATGGATCCCCTTATCAAACTATTACATTTGCGCCACACGTACACCTCGCAGTATGTTGACGAAGCTGTGCGCGAGGAGGTAAAGGCTGCCATGTTGAAAATAGCGCACGAACACAATATGGCTCCTTACTTGCGCTTCGCGTCGGAGATGTTCTGTTGGACGGTAGATGAGGAGCAGTTGCGCGCGATGGATGCCATAAATGCGACGAAACTTGAAGAGTTGGATGCACGCATTAAGGATGCGCAGGAAAACCTCGGTGATGTGGAGGTGCGTGATGGTCTGCTGGCTAGATGCCATCATTTCGCCCGCATTGGGGACATGGAGGAGTGTCTTAAATTTAACAACGAATGCTCCGGAAAAACCCTTGCCGCCGGATCAAAGCTCGACCTTTGCTTTCAGCGCATCCTTCTTGGACTGGCGTTCTCTGACAATGAAGTTGCTGCTAATGGCATTTGCAGCGCTCACCGACTGATGAAGGAGGGTGATTGGGAACGGCGAAACCGTCTCAAGGTATACGAAGGTCTCTTCTACGTATACATCCGTGACTTTAAGAAGGGTTCCGAGCTACTATTAGACTCAATCTCCACCTTTGCTGCTAGCGAGCTCATGGACTTCAACGAATTCATTCTCGTCACAGTTGTGGCTAGTTTGCCCGTGTTGAGTCGCTCACAGCTGAAGAAATGCATACTCGATAGCCCTGAAGTGCACAGTGCCAACATCAAGAATGTTTTCCATCTCGTTACTGCCATATACGAATGCCGCTACAAGGAGGTTTTTCCAACCCTCGATGCTGTGTGCCAGCAACTACGAGGTATTGTGTACCTGTCGCAGCATGTTAATTACTTCTTTCGCGAGGTGCGTGTGCTTGTGTTCAAGCAATTCCTTGATTCATACAGCAGTGTAACGCTAAAATCAATGAGCAATGCATTTGGTATTCCCTCCCCAGTTCTGGATAGCATGTTGGGAACCCTCATATCAAATGAGCGCATCGCATGCAAGATGGACCGTGTCTCGGATAGTATTACCACATATCGTGGAGACACAACAAACCTTGACTATCACCGTATAGTAAAGAATGGTGACTTGTTGCTCAACCGCATTCAGAAATTATCTCGTCTTGCAGAAGTGTGA